The Methanothrix sp. genome includes a window with the following:
- a CDS encoding metal ABC transporter ATP-binding protein: MSAVSIEGLTVRLDGRIVLEDVWLEVEERDFLGLIGPNGGGKSTLLKAILGLVKPSSGRIRVFGRDPVAARPLVGYLPQHSIFDQRFPVKVIDVVLMGRYPRVGILRRYRTEDMEAARSALDAVGMLGLADREIGALSGGEQQRVFVARAIVSDPKLLLLDEPTAGVDVAQQREFYDLLKHLNSRMTIIMVSHDLSAISAHVEKVACLNQRLYYHGSKELTEEDLVQAYGCPIVDIIAHGIPHRVLREHR; encoded by the coding sequence ATGTCGGCGGTCTCTATTGAGGGTCTCACAGTCAGGCTTGATGGCAGGATAGTGCTGGAGGATGTCTGGCTGGAGGTGGAGGAGAGGGATTTTCTGGGACTTATAGGGCCGAACGGCGGCGGCAAATCAACGCTTCTCAAGGCGATCCTCGGGCTCGTGAAGCCCTCCTCCGGGCGGATCAGGGTCTTCGGCAGGGATCCTGTCGCTGCAAGACCTCTGGTTGGCTATCTGCCGCAGCACAGCATCTTCGATCAGAGGTTCCCTGTAAAAGTCATTGATGTCGTTCTCATGGGAAGGTACCCGCGCGTGGGAATCCTCAGGCGGTACAGAACAGAGGATATGGAGGCTGCGAGGAGCGCGCTCGACGCCGTCGGCATGTTGGGTCTGGCCGATCGTGAGATCGGGGCTCTCTCAGGAGGCGAGCAGCAGAGGGTCTTCGTCGCCAGGGCGATCGTATCCGATCCGAAGCTGCTTCTGCTTGATGAGCCGACCGCTGGCGTGGATGTCGCGCAGCAGAGGGAGTTCTATGATCTCCTGAAGCATCTGAACAGCAGAATGACCATAATAATGGTATCACACGACCTCTCCGCCATCTCAGCGCATGTCGAGAAGGTCGCGTGTTTGAACCAGAGGCTTTACTACCATGGATCCAAGGAGCTCACAGAGGAGGACCTCGTCCAGGCGTATGGGTGCCCCATAGTCGATATAATCGCGCATGGGATTCCGCACAGGGTCCTGAGGGAGCACAGGTGA